One genomic segment of Bombina bombina isolate aBomBom1 chromosome 4, aBomBom1.pri, whole genome shotgun sequence includes these proteins:
- the LOC128656576 gene encoding cystatin — protein MYCKLFVLVLVCAAFSAATANTARRGKAVGAPMKANADDDDVQEALTFAMREFNKGSNDMYVSKATRVVSVEKQLVAGINYFIEVEVGRTTCTKPTNNIETCNLHVEPNLAKSIHCSFTVYIIPWKGISKLSKNECH, from the exons ATGTATTGTAAGCTGTTTGTATTGGTGCTGGTATGCGCTGCTTTTTCAGCAGCTACTGCTAATACCGCACGCAGGGGTAAGGCGGTCGGAGCACCGATGAAAGCAAATGCGGATGACGATGATGTTCAAGAGGCGCTGACATTCGCTATGAGAGAGTTTAACAAAGGCAGCAATGATATGTATGTCAGCAAGGCGACCAGAGTGGTATCTGTGGAGAAGCAG CTTGTTGCTGGAATTAACTATTTTATTGAAGTGGAAGTCGGGAGGACTACGTGTACTAAACCAAccaataacattgaaacatgtaaCCTGCACGTTGAACCAAACTTAGCAAAG agCATCCATTGTTCTTTTACGGTTTACATTATTCCTTGGAAGGGAATATCTAAGTTGTCTAAAAATGAATGCCACTAA